The DNA segment gtcccaaataagaactcaagccgtgtctaccccggcgaccgggtcccagtgaagatctcaagccgtgtctacccgtcctatccatagtccacaccacatcacacgcacgccaacgcacgcacactgctccaaattaccacaacaacatccatggcacgctaacagttatgaatgcaacataaatcgtgcctagagtttaactacataaatatatgcatataagtgatgcatgggcatgcttgaacatataataatatcgaaattacaattaaaattaatattttactcacagacttgacaacggtcactgtggtggctgggaggaggaagaaggctgtcccgactcacctgacaattacattacaattatttaatataattgactcaatacaaatcaagaaaagaccaaatacgtcctaagtcgtgccgaaaatccggcagagtctcccctatacctaggacctacccaacctgcaaaagggctcaaaacacacttctaaatccataactcaatcacatcacacagcccctcttgggcccatcaaatcaatcatccatcacaatatgtaaaatttcaatttagtccttataattgatcatttttgcaaaaactacccaaacaagctctaaaaattctaaaaatctgCCCCGTGGTccctagcaatattactaggctattgcaaaaagaatcataattttctgagctaccacgaatattttatggatttttaatcctatttaaacactagaaaattacgaaaaagtaaggttcgggtttacctttgccaattccgacttcgagAACGCGCtcaggatgtctgacaatggtggggtagccaaaaccttgatccaattcggagactttttcggtaacgggtttgtctggccggaaattcacagacccggacaactgtcgaatttccgcgaattgaagatacctacacgaagcccacaacacgggggttagtacataaatttttcagaattttcaaagctcatttaatgctcgaaaaaacactgcgaagtttcgtgggacccaccgaaaaacggtgtcgaaaaatttcaaaatttatgttgccgcgaagctctcgacgagtggaacactctggtactctcggttttctcgtggggtttacggtttgtgagaaaatctagcccaaaagtcaaaatgggttaaaaacttcccaggcaaaaatcggacaaaccgctatacggatttcggtgttcttggtgtctatggaaagctttcgacgagtagatgagtttagacacaagacccgatccgattggtggccggatcggccggatttcggtCGGGAAGATGAACGGTCGCGCTGCCGCTTCCACTTCGGCGCGCTGCTTTCCAGCGTTCAGTGCGGTGGACTGGGACGGCTGGGGGTGGGCGCCtgcgagctggggtggcaggggaggcagcggcgcggcaaggggagaagggaggagagagaaaaagggagagAAGGGGAGGAAGGTCGGGACACgcggaagaaaagagaagaagaaaaggagccggtccgattcgaccggtcagaTCCGGTCCCGTTCGATTCGGCAGGTTCGATtgggaatacaaaattttaaatttttactctgtcttgggaccgaaaacgatgtccaaaaattccaaaaaaattccagaaaactcagaaaaattcgtagactccaaatatatttttagttttaccacgtggtctttaaattaatttttaaaaatcatcaaagtttatattttcggaaaatcgaaccctatttttaaaatccgaaaaatctcaaataatttcttaaaatttaaataaaattaaaatatcaataatactcataaaataataaaatttaaaattttggggtgttacaatatggtCCACAATAAGTTAACCATTGAGATATTGACAAGTTTTATCACCCGTCAGTCTAAATGGATGCATAAATAGTCGATTTAGATCTTATTAGGTCACTTCATCATACTAACCATGACCTATGAAAGGTTATAGGGAGTGAGGCCTAACCAACAAAATCCAAACAGCCAAGCATTAATTCAACTACTATTAGGATTTGATTTCGATAAGAAATTAGCCTCTAGTGTAACAAAAAACTAATAAGAAAATTTCTTAAGAATCCTTCTATAGCTTAAGAATCCTTCTATAGATGAAGCATACATGAAAAAGCATCATCATTACTTCTGTTAGATAGCAAATTAACTAACCACTAGAGAGCTATTCAATAGATTGAAATGCCTTCTCAAACAACTTATAGCATAAACCACTTGCAACCTCATAATTATGCCTACTCTGATCATTGTACCCATTTAATCACTATATTGCCTTGTCAACATTAATAGAAGAAACAATAACTCTAACAATGAGGCCATTATAGTTATCAAGAGCATAACTCTCTTCTTCTCATTTTTTTAGTATAAAGACTAACTTAAGTATCGAAGGTTCATCAATAGGAAACCCTCGTCCCTGCCATGACCTTTCTTCATTTTACGAGTTTCTTGAGTCGAATTATTAAGATCCACATATTTCCATCCACATCAAATACAATATAATTTAAGTTCAAAGAAGAAATAGTTTTGATAAATTTTATACGTAGTAATTTAATAGATGCaattctcacacacacacacacatatttaTATTTGTTGTTTAAGTGGCAACTAAATAACCAACTATATGTGcagtaataaataaattttgtcttataattttaattaaaatttacataaattactAGAAAGGGAAATTCTAAATAGAAATGCacttataaatataatatttttagatATTATTAATGATTATAATTGGTCCCCTCAAAATAAACCTCTTAGCTCTGCCACTACCaaagatgaaattaatttatttgattttgattCTTTCCAGTAATCAAACCCAACTATATCTGCCCTGGTCATATAAAATCTACAACAATAATTTAGACCACTTTAATTTCATTGGTTATACTAATCAAGAAGATGCCTTTTCTTCTACTCCATAATTTGGTTGATTATATAAACaagtgaaaaattatgaaataaaatagtgATTTCATATAAGATATTCGTGTAAAAGGCATACCAATAAAATATGGTCAACTGTATCGAAACGTGGATAATTCATCctttgaaattgaagaattggatgcGAGAGGATTGATAGCTACAtgcttttattaaatttaatttaatgtccATACACAACTAACGCGAccaatatataaaatttcttgCTAACATTTCTCCATCAGTACGTCAATATAATATATTTCAGGCAAAATACTTAATTTAGCTTCTGTATTTATTGAGAAAATTCAACTTAgtccatttttaatttttttattcaatttaacttaaaaatttcaatttaagatcaatttagctcaaaatttaaaatttatgaactaaatttttcgattttttatttaaatcaaaaattaaaaagttcAGTTTTTTAATTTTGGGActgaattttttaatttcctgatttaaatttaaaaattaagaaactcaatttgtttattttttttattattgaaataaattaagcttAAATTGAAATTTCTGAATGAAATgagacaaaaaaattaaaaataaactaaattgaactctcCCAATAAATATAGGAGTGAAATTAAGCTTTAATCCATATTTCTAAGCTCCCACTATTAAAATGTCATTACCAATTATACATATAtggaataaaattataaatttatcataattttttttttatttctaatccctttcaaataataaaaaataattttatttttatttttatctcttttatttttctttcatctaaataaaagaaaataaaataataaaaaatattcttttttttaattttcctttcTCTCTAAAATGTTTTCCAAAATAGTGTAAGATTATACCCTTGGGATAGAATTGTAAACGAATACTTCTTGTTCATAATACCAGAAGTGAATTAGGCTAAAATCTCTGCATTTCCCGTTCTTCCACCAATCTTCCTCTTTCCTAGTTAATTGGCAAGCTTCCTCCTCATTTCCTTCATCATTTAGACTTGACTGTTCTTGCAGGTTGTACGGATAGTTAACACAACTCGAATCTGAGATGAAAAGTCCTTCATTAATTAGACCTGACTATTCACTAttcagcttagaaaattacgggAATGTTAATCGGACTAGCCAGGGTGACATCCCTCTCCATATTAAGATCGAGGTCCAGGTGAAAACTTTTTTATTGAATAAAGTGAGACAGATTTTTTCATGTTAATTTatcattatataatataaatttatttattaaaaataaaaattttaaacttaattttaataatatattttttttattaaatttataatatttaaataaataaaataaattactttttaatgaataatattatattattttataagcaGGTTATGGAATTCGGGTAaggagacttttttttttttttttttttggtcctcACTTCTCACAATATAAGAATAGGGATGAAGTCGGGGAAAATTAATTATGTATGAGACAAGTCGGATcaagtttaaaaataattattatttctaaAAAAGTGAATTTCATgttatttcattaaaattattaaaatcattaacctaattaataataataatagaatcgtgaaatttatttatcaattaaaatttaatattcttattaataaaattaacagcaaaaataataatactttcatttatttttatctgttacatttaaattttttttctaaattatctGTTGCGTTTAACAAATTAGGGAGCattgatttttttgtttttactaATTTTATCctgtattaaatataataaagatttatataattttttaaataaaataaaaattattcaattatttctttaattgtgatacaaaatttaaatataaataaaaatgaaagctgataataatttttttaagcaatctaatttaaatacaaaaaggaatatttgacaaATTTCGGATGAAGAACGgttgaacatatatatatatatatatatatatatataacaacagCAAGAACAAGGCCAAATACAAGCTTTCTTATTCCCTGTCACCGTCACTGAAACCCACCAAGAAATGTCCCAATTCACCTTCCAAGCCCCCTTTCTTTTTCAGTTTTTCTAGAGGACTAGACATATATGTGTAATAAATGACCcttcataattattaaaaaaatatatatactctTCATCTCATTATAgtagataatttaaaaaaaaaaatctcattttatttattattttaaaaaaataaaaaaatattaattatttttttctcaattttactcttatttattattaatttcaatATATTTATCTTTTCTTAACAGTTTTTTATAATCCAATGAtactataaatatattttaattaattattaatatttttttataaaaataatattatctaATCATTTCCATGATTCTTATGTGAAACCCTTAAAAGGCTATTACAATGAAACTGAGGGAGTATTCATAATAAATAATACAATTAAATCAGGAAGACTTTGATCCTTTCAAATTCATTAGAAAAGGTCTAAAGTTCAAAGATAAGAATTAATTATGTTATTTTAAACTGAGGGAGTATTCATAATAAATAATACAATTAAATCAGGAAGACTTTGATCCTTTCAAATTCATTAGAAAACGTCTAAAGTTCAAAGATAAGAATTAATTATGCTATTTTAGAATAAAATAAATTCTTCACTATTTATAACTACCCTGCTTTTGTCTTTCTAAAATTGTTGATTAGTCAAATGATGACAACGATATCATTTTGTAAATATATATGAAGTTTCCTTGCAGATACTGTCAGGAAGGAAACTACGAACGGATAAAAGGAAAGTGAGAAACATATTAATTATTTCTGATATTCATTTTCATTGACTATGTATAGgtttatttgtatttcaatattgGAGTCTTTAAAaaacaataaaattaatattgcAAGCTTTCAATTCAAGAAGTcaggaagaaaataaaataaaagaatggGGAAAATGCAAGGAAAATTACTCCCTTGACCTAACTTATTTAAGTTTTGCCCATCAGCAATGCGCTGTACAAACTTTGAAACCTCTCACCTTCTCATTCCTAGTGCCAGAAATAGCACGAGCAAAACCATTGATTTCTGAATTCTGAGTGCTTGACAGATATGGTCTTCTGTGTTGCTGTCAAGATTTTAATAGTAGCAACCCTTCTGGGGGTTGGTCCTCGAGTTGAGTGCTTGAATTTTAACTTCACAGAATTCGACGATTCAACTAGAGATCAACTCATTCTGAGTGGAGATTCTAATATGTTTAGTGGAGCCATCCAAATTACACCAGATGTTAATGGAGAATCTATAAAATACAAATCGGGACGGGTACTGTACAGAAAGCCATACAGGCTCTGGAGCAAAGGCTACAACGCATCTTTTAATTCCACCTTTGTGCTCAATATTCAAGCCCAGACACATCCAGGAGGAGAAGGTTTGGGTTTTATATTAACAGGATCTTCCGTTGTTGATATTAACGCCGAGGGACAATGGCTTGGTATAGTAGAACCGCAGATGAACGGTTCCTCTCAAGCCAACACAGTGGCGATAGAGTTTGACACTAGGAAAAGCTACGTAGAAGATCTTAATGACAACCATGTTGGCTTGGATGTAAACTCTGTCTACTCTCTTGTACAATTTTCATTATCTGAACTTGGTGTTAATCTCTCCAGTGGTTTGAATATCAGCGTACATGTCCAATATGATGgtgaattaaaaaatttgaccCTCTTCGTGGAGGACATGAAGATTCCAGTGTTCTCTGAGATTATCGATCTCTCAGCCTATCTTCCAGAAAATGTTTACCTGGGATTTTCAGGCTCAACAAGCGATTTCACCCAGCTAAACTGCTTAAGATCATGGGCATTCAATGGTGCTGAGGAAGATGACGATAACTTATGGATTTGGATTGTGGTTCCAATTCTAGGAGTGGCATTGTTGGTTGGCGTTGCTTTTGCCGTGTACTGGAAAAGGAAATTAGATAGAGAGAAACTGGAGGATGCTTATCCGAGCATTGAAGAGGCGATCCAAGGCTCCTCCACTGCTCCACGGAAGTTCAAACTGAAAGAGCTTGGGAAAGCAACAGGCAACTTCAGCCCCAAGAACAAACTCGGGAAAGGCGGCTTTGGAACTGTCTACAAAGGGGTCATGGAAAACAAGGAGGTCGCTGTCAAGAAGGTTTCCAACAAATCAACTCAAGGAAAGACAGAATTCATAGCAGAAGTCACCACAATCGGCAAGCTCCATCACAGAAATCTCGTCAAGTTAATCGGATGGTGTTATGAAAAGCGTGAATTCCTCCTCGTCTACGAGTACTTGCCTAATGG comes from the Hevea brasiliensis isolate MT/VB/25A 57/8 chromosome 5, ASM3005281v1, whole genome shotgun sequence genome and includes:
- the LOC131179958 gene encoding probable L-type lectin-domain containing receptor kinase S.5, translating into MVFCVAVKILIVATLLGVGPRVECLNFNFTEFDDSTRDQLILSGDSNMFSGAIQITPDVNGESIKYKSGRVLYRKPYRLWSKGYNASFNSTFVLNIQAQTHPGGEGLGFILTGSSVVDINAEGQWLGIVEPQMNGSSQANTVAIEFDTRKSYVEDLNDNHVGLDVNSVYSLVQFSLSELGVNLSSGLNISVHVQYDGELKNLTLFVEDMKIPVFSEIIDLSAYLPENVYLGFSGSTSDFTQLNCLRSWAFNGAEEDDDNLWIWIVVPILGVALLVGVAFAVYWKRKLDREKLEDAYPSIEEAIQGSSTAPRKFKLKELGKATGNFSPKNKLGKGGFGTVYKGVMENKEVAVKKVSNKSTQGKTEFIAEVTTIGKLHHRNLVKLIGWCYEKREFLLVYEYLPNGSLDKFIFCEKSSMEESTISWETRLSVVTGTAQALEYLHNGCEETILHRDIKSSNILLDSEFNAKLGDFGLARSIKLGDQTHHSTKELAGTPGYMAPESILTGRFTRETDVYAFGILILEVACGRKPGSQSQQDDYNSNIVHWVWDLYSKGRILSAADSRLNGDFATEDMECVLILGLACCHPNPHKRPSMKIVLQVLKGEAAPPPVPNERPVFMWPPLPPSFKELDISHGQITPFTELSGR